The Haloimpatiens sp. FM7315 genomic interval GGGATAAGCTCTAGGACTTATGAGAGATGGTGCACAGGACAGGAAATACGGAGGGACATGAGACCTATTATTAAGAGAAATTCTCCAAGTAACAAGCTCACTGATGCTGAATATAAAAGTGTCCTAAAGACCGTTAAACTTCCAGAATACGCTGATTTACCACCATCACAGATAGTTCCAGCACTAGTTGACAGAGGGATATATATTGCCTCTGAATCTACTATGTATCGTATTCTAAAAAAGGAGAAAATGCAGACTCATAGAGGGTATGCGAGAGCCCCCCTATGTTAAGATAGTTGTCGTAGGAGATAATGTATGATATTCTCGAACAAAGAGGAGAGATGTACCTATGACAAAAGGCAATGGTATAAATAAGAGATATAGTAAATTGGAAAAAGAAAAGTTAATAGCAAGAATGTTACCACCTGAAAACATATCAGTTTCAGATTTATC includes:
- a CDS encoding helix-turn-helix domain-containing protein is translated as MRPIIKRNSPSNKLTDAEYKSVLKTVKLPEYADLPPSQIVPALVDRGIYIASESTMYRILKKEKMQTHRGYARAPLC